One genomic region from Yarrowia lipolytica chromosome 1C, complete sequence encodes:
- a CDS encoding uncharacterized protein (Compare to YALI0C06644g, similar to ca|CA0882|CaPHR3 Candida albicans surface glycoprotein (by homology)), with translation MTLLAEAGIYLILDVNSPRIGESLNRYEPWTTYHEKYLEHIFKVVEQFSHYNNTLAFFAGNEVVNDDQSAMVSPNYIKAVVRDLKYYLANQSPRKIPVGYSAADDLKYRTSLAQYLECGDEMSSVDFYGVNSYQWCGEQSFVSSGYDRLVDDYRDYSLPLIFSEYGCNEVKPRTFQEVRAVYSSSMTDVFSGGLIYEFSQEPNDYGLVQIYKNHSAQVLEDFEALKKAYHDAPKAKLSDFRAVERPQRCELVYPNINTMNPLPDTFGLDMITRGVRAPRGKYVDLHKRGTSYTIYDLEGNVIEDTEVQQVIDLKEPLAAPPPSPPTRKAPAVPEPKDPVEPVYDEYPKKVATVEEEDDHEVVNPRRPFERKSECDSCGTDIDGDGWSRDFFSSFNYANLLETSTGSYRDTAVLGWIKYLVSVMLGVVVVEVVRLM, from the coding sequence ATGACCCTGCTGGCAGAAGCAGGCATCTACCTCATTCTCGACGTCAACTCCCCACGCATTGGCGAGTCGCTAAACCGATACGAGCCCTGGACCACCTACCATGAAAAGTACCTGGAGCACATCTTCAAGGTTGTCGAGCAGTTCTCCCATTACAACAACACTCTGGCTTTCTTTGCCGGCAACGAGGTCGTCAACGATGACCAGTCCGCCATGGTGTCGCCCAACTACATCAAGGCTGTAGTGAGAGACCTCAAGTACTACCTAGCCAACCAGTCGCCCCGAAAGATTCCCGTCGGATACTCTGCCGCAGACGATCTCAAGTACAGAACCTCGTTGGCACAATACCTCGAGTGTGGTGACGAGATGTCTTCCGTCGACTTTTACGGAGTCAACTCCTATCAGTGGTGTGGCGAACAGTCTTTCGTGTCTTCCGGATACGACAGACTCGTGGACGACTACAGGGACTACTCGCTGCCGctcatcttctccgagtACGGATGCAACGAAGTCAAGCCCCGTACTTTCCAGGAGGTCCGAGCAGTTTACTCAAGCAGCATGACTGACGTATTTTCTGGAGGGCTCATTTACGAGTTCTCCCAGGAGCCCAACGACTATGGTCTTGTCCAGATCTACAAGAACCACTCCGCGCAGGTTCTGGAGGACTTTGAGGCACTCAAGAAAGCATACCACGACGCccccaaggccaagctgtCAGACTTCCGAGCTGTGGAGCGACCTCAGAGGTGCGAGCTCGTGTATCccaacatcaacaccatgaACCCTCTCCCCGACACGTTTGGTCTGGACATGATAACTCGTGGCGTGCGGGCACCCAGGGGCAAGTATGTTGACTTGCACAAGCGGGGTACATCGTACACCATCTACGACCTGGAAGGAAATGTGATCGAGGACACTGAGGTGCAGCAGGTGATTGATCTGAAGGAGCCTCTTGCGGCACCGCCCCCATCGCCCCCCACACGGAAGGCCCCCGCTGTCCCAGAGCCAAAGGACCCTGTGGAGCCAGTCTACGATGAGTATCCGAAGAAAGTCGCTACCgttgaagaggaggatgatCACGAGGTGGTGAACCCACGGAGACCATTTGAGAGAAAGAGTGAGTGTGATAGTTGCGGTACCGACATCGACGGTGATGGCTGGAGCCGAGATTTCTTTTCATCCTTTAATTATGCTAACTTACTAGAGACAAGCACCGGGTCATACAGAGACACGGCAGTGCTGGGGTGGATCAAGTACCTGGTGTCAGTGATGCTTGgcgtggtggtggtggaagtgGTGCGGCTGATGTAG
- a CDS encoding uncharacterized protein (Compare to YALI0C06710g, no similarity): MRWATYDWVFRARVRAVLSCSWFLYTVHVMTTIAIVTVPRMTLPVELCLQLFHLCDLESCLALSESSCTFFHVFEGLDDSLIRSKVQKRVPWMTLDESGTQIYTWARAARLIRSRTSGVRSKSPKWKVVKNLRPLLSVHPVVEFLPTVSIDTNLPDSFEPIFDEIDPRHEPYKFQGEHLCVGDISMNLKTLRKSVISPAESKRPKQLSQIFDDRPDHSTMVIHEDDPVGQRLWFSGENSTTIHLTEQRRGHMYSQIDYLIDKPGSTLEDGSIGFDPCSSVALPLIRDDGANGHYRIKMLPAPFGGAFIVEYSTPTLRISYMDPNPYENKVVLLAKLEGHTITTFPVDIQIEIYNGLLYFNVDGQFVRLWVDLGFQKRQTYQQFTKLNVSTEVRGFYQQRKYTRALSATRTDWAPIGIYTETTGHADLDPRGKERYVTASNSDPFYVGDLLTGKTFVAKYGDGMPVVHLAGASADSDTPVFYEWAMDDFEGLCDDLRASSDTQPTQSREDLCTTITMHDFWSRILRMDVDMERVVMTLRHTDNVTVGYVGLQGQSLGDEDDKQMPVPWREGAFGKVEMFEAVEVIDDELEQEAEEERVGFKV; encoded by the coding sequence ATGAGATGGGCTACTTACGATTGGGTATTTAGGGCTAGGGTAAGAGCTGTATTATCGTGCAGCTGGTTTCtgtatacagtacatgtgATGACTACCATTGCTATCGTCACAGTGCCACGAATGACACTCCCGGTGGAGCTTTGTTTGCAGCTATTTCATCTCTGCGACTTGGAGAGTTGCCTTGCGCTCAGTGAAAGCTCTTGCACCTTCTTCCACGTCTTTGAGGGTCTAGACGACAGTCTGATCCGATCCAAGGTCCAGAAACGAGTGCCTTGGATGACCCTCGACGAATCAGGCACCCAAATTTACACCTGGGCTAGAGCAGCTCGTTTGATCCGATCTCGAACCTCTGGAGTCCGCTCAAAATCACCCAAGTGGAAGGTGGTGAAGAACCTGAGACCCTTGTTGTCGGTGCACCCAGTCGTTGAATTTCTGCCCACGGTGAGCATCGACACTAATCTTCCAGACTCGTTTGAGCCCATTTTCGACGAAATTGATCCTCGTCATGAACCATACAAGTTCCAGGGCGAACACTTGTGTGTTGGCGACATCTCTATGAATCTCAAGACTCTCAGAAAGAGTGTAATCTCACCGGCAGAGTCCAAACGACCAAAGCAGCTTTCGCAAATCTTCGACGATAGACCAGATCACAGTACAATGGTTATTCATGAGGATGATCCCGTGGGACAACGGCTCTGGTTTTCTGGGGAGAATTCCACGACCATTCATCTCACGGAACAGAGAAGAGGTCACATGTACTCGCAGATCGACTACTTGATCGACAAGCCTGGATCAACGTTAGAGGATGGATCCATTGGCTTCGATCCATGCTCTTCGGTGGCGCTCCCACTTATTCGAGATGATGGAGCTAATGGCCACTATCGAATCAAGATGTTGCCTGCGCCTTTTGGGGGAGCTTTCATCGTGGAGTACTCGACGCCCACACTTCGTATTTCGTACATGGACCCCAATCCGTATGAAAACAAGGTGGTTCTGTTGGCCAAACTGGAAGGCCACACTATCACTACCTTCCCGGTGGATATCCAGATTGAAATTTACAATGGCTTGCTCTACTTCAACGTGGATGGCCAGTTTGTGCGTCTATGGGTTGATTTGGGGTTCCAGAAACGCCAGACTTACCAGCAGTTCACAAAGCTCAATGTCAGCACCGAAGTAAGAGGATTCTACCAGCAAAGAAAGTACACTCGTGCCCTGAGTGCCACCCGAACTGACTGGGCCCCTATTGGTATCTACACAGAGACCACAGGACATGCCGACTTGGATCCTCGGGGGAAGGAGCGATATGTGACAGCATCCAACTCGGATCCTTTCTATGTCGGTGATCTACTAACTGGCAAGACCTTCGTGGCCAAGTATGGAGACGGAATGCCTGTGGTACATTTGGCTGGAGCTTCGGCTGATTCAGATACGCCTGTGTTCTATGAATGGGCTATGGATGACTTTGAGGGACTGTGTGATGATCTGAGAGCCAGCTCAGATACCCAGCCAACCCAGTCTAGAGAAGATCTGTGCACCACCATCACTATGCACGACTTTTGGTCTCGCATTCTCCGCATGGATGTGGATATGGAGAGAGTCGTCATGACTCTGAGACATACAGATAACGTCACTGTTGGTTATGTGGGGTTGCAGGGGCAGAGTTTGGGCGACGAGGATGACAAGCAAATGCCAGTCCCATGGAGAGAAGGTGCGTTTGGCAAGGTGGAGATGTTTGAGGCTGTGGAAGTTATAGATGATGAGCTTGAGCAGGAGGCTGAAGAGGAGAGGGTGGGTTTCAAGGTGTGA
- a CDS encoding uncharacterized protein (Compare to YALI0C06732g, weakly similar to uniprot|Q8X0A9 Neurospora crassa Conserved hypothetical protein, similar to Saccharomyces cerevisiae YDR428C; ancestral locus Anc_5.535) yields MPAIFPDNGSMVSDDMSSYSRDVLSLMVPRTRRPPAVTLPYIPSPNPFHTLDLYLPESGLCPTTKWLIFIHGGYWRDASQSKDVGASILTRLPPHWAGASIDYRLSPEVEHPDHLHDVTAAVQFLRNAYGIKTAVILAHGAGACMAFQYVAARLSLGETWVKHIVGSGGVYDLLDVSQSSPCYKSYILDAYGADAENWDDSSPARLEWDALYGPDVADLKFTLVHSKHDTLVPLRQVLQFEDTLTKAGFTATLRLVDIHDHDAVLETSDLINVVLAICEEMDHKEEQQYLRLLE; encoded by the coding sequence ATGCCAGCTATCTTCCCGGACAACGGGTCTATGGTCTCGGACGATATGTCGTCTTACTCACGAGACGTGCTATCTCTCATGGTCCCCCGAACCCGACGCCCACCAGCAGTCACTCTTCCCTATATACCCTCTCCTAACCCCTTTCACACGCTGGATCTGTACCTGCCCGAATCGGGTCTCTGTCCAACCACCAAGTGGCTCATTTTCATCCATGGAGGCTACTGGAGGGACGCCTCCCAGAGCAAAGACGTAGGAGCTAGTATTCTGACCCGTCTGCCTCCCCACTGGGCCGGAGCCTCGATCGACTACCGCCTGAGTCCCGAGGTGGAACACCCAGACCACCTTCACGATGTTACAGCAGCTGTACAGTTCCTCAGAAATGCATACGGAATCAAAACAGCCGTCATTCTGGCCCATGGAGCAGGAGCCTGCATGGCCTTCCAGTACGTGGCAGCTCGTCTGTCGCTTGGAGAAACCTGGGTGAAGCATATTGTGGGCTCGGGAGGTGTCTACGACTTGTTGGACGTGTCGCAGTCTTCCCCGTGCTACAAATCATACATTCTAGACGCCTATGGAGCCGATGCTGAGAACTGGGATGACTCGTCCCCCGCAAGACTCGAATGGGACGCTCTATACGGCCCTGACGTGGCCGATCTCAAATTCACACTCGTCCACTCGAAACACGACACCCTGGTGCCTCTCAGACAGGTTCTGCAGTTTGAAGATACACTGACCAAGGCTGGCTTTACAGCCACGCTCAGACTGGTGGACATCCATGACCACGATGCTGTCCTTGAGACGTCTGACCTGATCAATGTCGTACTGGCTATCTGCGAGGAGATGGATCACAAGGAAGAGCAGCAGTATCTTAGACTGTTGGAGTAG